The Sagittula stellata E-37 sequence AGATCACCGGCGGTCTTTCGCCCCGCGTCCTGCCCATGGCCGAGATCCGCGACCTGGGTGCGCTCATGCAGCGTGCCGGCCTGGCCCTGCCGGTGGCCGACAGCGCGCCTCTCGACGTCAGTTACCGCAGCGCGCTGCACCTGATGCAGGAGCTCCGGGCCATGGGCGAGGGCAACGCACTCGACGCGCGGATCAGGCGCTTCACCCGCCGCCGCGTCCTTCTGCGCGCGGCCGAGATCTACGCCGAAAGCTACCCGGCCGAGGACGGCCGCGTCCGCGCCACCTTCGAGATCCTGACCCTGACCGGCTGGGCGCCCGACGCAAGCCAGCCGCAGCCCCTCCGCCCCGGCAGTGCGGCAAAGCGTCTGGCCGACGCACTGGGCACGCAGGAAACACCGTTGAAAGATTGACCTGTCAGCATGACACGATACCTAGCTGGCGACACATTCCAAGAAGGGGACAAGACCGATGCTGGATGGCACGACGACCGGGACGCGACCCACGCACGCCCCCTCTGACCACCCGAAGGTGACCACCGGCAAGGTCGGGGTTCTGCTGGCCAACCTGGGCACGCCGGACGGGCACGATTACTGGTCCATGCGGCGCTATCTCAGTGAATTCCTGTCCGACCGCCGCGTGATCGACTATGCGCCGTGGAAATGGCAGCCGCTTCTGCAACTGGTCATCCTGTCGAAACGGCCTTTCACATCCGGCGCCGCCTATCGGTCGATCTGGAACAACGAGGCGAACGAGTCTCCGCTGATGACCATCACCAAGGCCAAGACCGCCAAGATCGCCGCCCGCATGGCAGAGCAATACGGAGATCAGGTCGAGGTCGCCTTCTGCATGCGCTACGGCAACCCATCGACGCAGTCGAAGGTGCGCGAGCTGGTGGAAAAGGGCTGCCACAAGATCCTGTTCTTCCCGCTCTACCCGCAGTACGCCGGCGCGACCTCCGGCACCGCGAACGACCAGTTCTTCCGCGCGCTCATGGCGGAGAAATGGCAGCCCACCGCGCGCATCGTCGATCCCTATTTCGCACATCCGAAATACGTGGAGGCACTGGCCCAATCTGTCGAACGCGCCTATGCCGCGGCAGAGCAGAAGCCGGACCTTCTGATTTGTTCCTATCACGGTCTGCCGCAACGCTACCTGGTGGAAGGCGACCCCTATCACTGCCAGTGCCAGAAGACGACGCGGCTGCTGAAAGAGCGTCTCGGATGGGACGATTCGCAGATCAAGACCACCTTCCAGAGCCAGTTCGGCCCCGAGGAATGGCTGCGTCCCTACACCGTCGAAGAGGTCGCCCGGCTGGCGAAGGAAGACGGCGTGAAACGCATCGCCGTCTGCGCACCGGCCTTCTCGGCCGACTGCATCGAGACGCTGGAAGAGATCAACGAGGAGATCAAGGAAAGCTTCGAACACGCCGGCGGCGAGAGCTTTACCTACATCCCCTGCCTCAACGACGACGACGCCCATATCGACGCGCTCAGCACGGTGATCGGCGAAAACCTGTCCGGCTGGGTCGACTGATCGCCGATCAGGTCAAGGGGCAGGTCTTGGGGATACGCGCTCGGGACCTGCCAGACCTTGAGCGGAAAATGAAAAAGGCGGTGCCGTCGCACCGCCTTTTCTATTCTCAAGACCCGCACGGTTGCGGGTGCGACTGACGATTAGTCAGCAGCAGCAGCCGCAACGATTGCGATCAGCAGCAGCGGGATCAGCAGAGCTGCGGAAGAAGAAGACGCCTGGGTCTCTTCAACAACAACAACCGGCTCGACTTCCATGACCACGTCGTCCTTTGCGTAGGAACCGGCCATTGCGGAAGTTGCAGCAGCTGCAAATGCGGCGGCGAGTGCGAGTTTCTTCATGTTATCCTCCAGATATTCGCCTGCCGCGACCATAGCGGTCCATACGACAGGCACCCAAGACTTACCTCGTGACTCGTTCTAAGCAGCATTTCGAAGGCTTTGCAATTGCTTCTTAACGCGCGAAATTCGCCGCTCGCCCAAGTGTCGTCAAATTAGCAACACCTGAGTGCCCACAGACGCCATATCATACAGGGCTTCGATATGCTCGTTATAAAGGCCGATGCAGCCGTTCGAGG is a genomic window containing:
- the hemH gene encoding ferrochelatase; its protein translation is MLDGTTTGTRPTHAPSDHPKVTTGKVGVLLANLGTPDGHDYWSMRRYLSEFLSDRRVIDYAPWKWQPLLQLVILSKRPFTSGAAYRSIWNNEANESPLMTITKAKTAKIAARMAEQYGDQVEVAFCMRYGNPSTQSKVRELVEKGCHKILFFPLYPQYAGATSGTANDQFFRALMAEKWQPTARIVDPYFAHPKYVEALAQSVERAYAAAEQKPDLLICSYHGLPQRYLVEGDPYHCQCQKTTRLLKERLGWDDSQIKTTFQSQFGPEEWLRPYTVEEVARLAKEDGVKRIAVCAPAFSADCIETLEEINEEIKESFEHAGGESFTYIPCLNDDDAHIDALSTVIGENLSGWVD